In Planctomonas sp. JC2975, the genomic stretch GCTGCGCCGGACTCGTGTCCTTGAGCAGGAATCCGCTCGCCCCTGCCCGCAGCGCGTCGTACACGTACTGATCGAGATGGAACGTCGTCACCACGAGCACGCGCGGCGCGTGCTCCACGCCCGGCCCCGCGAGCATCCGCGTGGCCGCGATGCCGTCGAGCACAGGCATCCGCACGTCCATCACGACGACGTCAGGATGCACCCGGCCGGCGAGCTCGACCGCGTCACGACCGTTCTCGGCCTCGCCGACCACATCGATGTCCGGCTGCGAACCGAGGATCGTCGCGTACCCGGCCCTGATCAGCGCCTGGTCGTCGGCGATGATGACGCGGATGCCGTCCGCGCTCGCCCCGTCAGTCGTCACGGTGTCCCTCTCCGATCCCGGCCCCGTCCGCCACCGTCACGGGGATGACCGCCTCCAGCACGAATGCACCGGAGGGATCGGCATCCGCTCGCAGTCGTCCGTCGAGGCGCCGCACGCGCTCGCCGAGGCCGGCCAGCCCGCGGCCTGAGCCCGGCGCGACAGGCCCGTCGGATGCCTGACCCACCGCCTGCGTGACCAGCCGCACGTGCACCTCTGACGGACCCCAGTCCACCCTCACCTCGGTCGATGCGCCGGCCGCGTGCTTCAGAGCATTGGTCAGCCCCTCCTGCACGATGCGGTACACCGCAAGGCGCAGCTCATCCGTCCCGACGGGATCCCCGCTCTCGTGCAGCACGACCGGCTGACCGGCACGCTGAGCATCGGAGACGAGGTCGCGGAGGTCGCCGATGGCGGGCGAGG encodes the following:
- a CDS encoding response regulator transcription factor, encoding MTTDGASADGIRVIIADDQALIRAGYATILGSQPDIDVVGEAENGRDAVELAGRVHPDVVVMDVRMPVLDGIAATRMLAGPGVEHAPRVLVVTTFHLDQYVYDALRAGASGFLLKDTSPAQLVDGVRTIAAGESLLAPTVTQALLGRFAERVLPPGARAEADPLLAQLTPRELEVFTAMAHGDSNAEIAEALVISRETVKTYVSRILLKLELRDRVQAVAYAYRSGLIVPER